The DNA sequence CCACCTTTGGGCCATGGTGCTTGTGTTTTGGGCATCGGGCCCAAACCAACGAATTAATACATTCGTTAGGGTTCTGTGTCTTTCCACGAACACATCTCTTCAGTAAATCAGTCTCACTCAAGCTCATGTATACTGGCCGCAGTACCTCTAGAAAAACCTCAGGTAAGCAGTCTGCTGAGTCGTAACTGGAGGTACCGGTGGCTTCGTCCTGTTGGAACTTACACCAGGAATTTGCCCCTTTTGGGCAGTAGCGATGCTGTTTTTGAAGATCTGGCACCCCAATATTGTGGTGTAGAGATGCAATTATATTCTTTTTCATCGCATATACTGCCACATCAATGTCTCTTTCTGTGGGATTGGTATCTTGCACAGTGTTCTGGCGAATTGCCAGACCATACTCCTtttggagttttttttatcttggcCTCTGTGAGGCGGCCACGGCCACCAATCGTATGGCCATCATCTAGCTTCCCTTTTCTCCTACTCTTCAACTGGAGCAACCGCTTTCCCATCCTTTTTTGCACGTGCCCCACACAGTCTAATTTTTCCACCCTACATTCATCGTAAATGTCTTGGACAGAGTTGTGTGATTTACTGTCCCCATCGCAAATCATCCACTTGTACCTGATGTTGTAGCGTTCCATGGATCTACTCCAGAGCACAACAGCACCCTCTGCCTCCATGGCAGGAGAACTTCCAACAAAGTTTATGTCACATGCACCTGAAGCCACATGTTCTAGTATCCAATCCTCAAACTTTCCATCATCAGAAATTTTGCCTCTGTTTATGGTACATGTCTGGCATTGTTTGGAGAGGACATGGTAGTCTAGGACCTCTCCAGTGTCtatagaaatagcaaaaacCACTCCAGTGAGTGATGTGAAGCCTCTCTTGGCCCAGGTTCCATCAAAACTGACAGCCACGTCAAGAAGCTCAAACTCCTTGCCATCATCTCCCATCAGCTTCTGACGCAGTCTTTTTGCGGCCGAACACATTTCACGTCTTCCCTCCTCTTCCTGAGCATTGACAATTATGTCCAATTGTTTGTAATATGCTGCTTTGCTAACGCATGGCATATTCATGACTCTGCAAAATGAAGCAAGTCCCTCATATCCATTTCCACTTTCCAGGGAGTGGTACACTACTCGCCGGTTGACATCGAAAGACTTGCCTCTTTGGTGGATTTGACTTGATGTTGTCAGAGTTTCAGTTTCATGACAGGAACTGCACTTAACCTCGAAAGAGGATTTCAGCCCTGCCCTTGCTGAAgtagtttcttttatttcaagtttacctgcaataaaacaaacactTAGAATCGCTAGCTAATGAATCAGCCATTGATTCAAACAGAATAATTGTTACTTATAATATGAGTCTTACAGTCCCGCTGAGTTCAAGAAATCATAAGGTCACGTATTCTGTGTATATAGTAATTTCCAAATCTGAGACCAATCATATAAACTAAATCACTATATTGAGTTTATCagcgaaaacaaaatgatgttatttttcaaaatactcaCCTTCTTCGCATCTATGAACATCGGAAAGATATGAAGAGAGGCATCCCAAGTCCACGACTCGATATTCGCAGGCTTCAGCATCATCACCAGATACCTCCTCGTGGTCTGAGTCAAATTTTGAAAGGCTTTGATCGTCCGAAGAAAACTCTCCGTCAAAGCTTTCATTGTAGCCATGGTCGCTAAGCTTCTTTCTAGAAGCACTTGCTGGAGCTTGTTCACTGTGATCTGGAGTATAATCTGCCGATCGAGAGTGTGAGGGTCCTGGTTCTTCGACGAGGCCACGAGTTGTTTGAGAGCTTTCATCTCTGTCTGAGCGGTTCAGCTCCTGTTTTTGCTTGCCGTAAAACAcgcgttttcttttctttcggTACGTCGAAGAGTCTTTTTCTCCGACCATTATTTTTCAAGGTCTTTTAAAGAGTTGATATGAGTTGTATATAGCTTTGAGGATCGCGGTTCGATAAGTTTAGAAGTTTTGCTGGATTTTGCACATATATATCCCATAATAGTTGTGTATTTTGCTGTCAACCGCTGGACAGTTGTTTCAAGAGAGATTTGAGGAGATTTGTATGGCGATTGGGCCCCATTGGAGTAGAAAAAATGCGCCGAATTCAAAAGAAACAGTAatcgttgccatggcaacgtgATCTTCAAACTTGAcacaactttttaaaagcgctCGGGCTTATCGAAAAAGAGTCAGGACAGTTGTAAGACAACATTGAATTGATAAAGGAATAGCCGAATATGATATTTAtcgaaaaaaattttttttgatgTCTGTAGTGAGTTTCAGGTAGACCCCCGCCTTAAGCCTCTTTGAAGCTAGAAACATTACTTTTGGTACTCCACCTGAAGAAGGAAAATGCCATTTATACGATAGTGTAGGCTGTTTCATTTATGAAAGTTGTTTTACCAGCTTTTAAGCAAAGCGATTCAATCAaatcaaaatgtaaaaatatgaCCAGTGATTGATgttaaccaaaaaaaaaaacctgcaaaATAGGTTctctaatatatagatttaggcactgcctaaaagcggagccagcattgaacaccttttgaCTGATCGAGGTATTTtggggggatctaggatcctgctctttactgagatttatttattggaccagccaaatggatccaggccttattcaataatttaaattttgcagtacatcaaagttaacaaacacaattcctggtgttaATATgtctgtcaaagttgtcaagagtctaatggtaaattcttatgtctcATCATAGAAtttccattatgaatattttttttaatcaaaacaatactccgacaagctgtgcccttgtgcagaatatgtcatggaagtaacagcattccaaagattcgaAATAATAtgtttagactgtttagatgccatactgtaatttttatgtattgatttagtggcgattctcttcTTCATTTGACCGAAGGGAAATGCAATGAATGAATTGCAATGACACTCACAACTAATAAAAGTACCAAGTTATTCTCAGGAACGAGTTCGCAGAGGTCGGCATAACAATACGAGACCTCTCTACTTCTCTATAACCCCAGtggtgtagccaggattttcaaCGGTTTGGGACCCAAAAGGCCCtctcaaggcattttctcctgtattttagataatgtttcatacatttactgtatttttggatgCTAGAAGGGGGGATGAGCCGGCCCCCTGGGTCACCCCCTGAACCCTCTCCCTCTCCGCCATTTTGATAAATTGTTATTCAAAGGTTAAAAATTATCCAAATTATCCGGTGAAATGTGCTTATCAagatatattttattgttaaaGTCCATACTAAAAGCACTCTCACCGTAAATTATGTGGGAATATGTTCACTTCCAGGCAGCATTCTCACTTCCGGTTCTCACTCTAGAGGCCTGTTTCGGTTTTTCCTTGTCATCTTTTGTTCATAAACTAGTTCAATAACCTTGACATTTGGTACAGGTGTTTACTTTGATCCAGTCCTACAATTAGATACTGCTTGTTACCAAGCTGCATCCCCAGGGGGGGAGAGTAGTAACATATCGTTACACTATATAAACATGTAATAAGTATCGTTTAgctgtttttcgtttcttttaATGCATTACTGTTAGAGAAATCACTGTTTtttgaaaatgacaaaattgcccctccctccccccctgagTCACAGATTTTTGGCACCCCACTGAAAAAGTTACTTGACCTAAGGAACATAtgtgccaagtttggtgcttctACTAAAAAGTGCACAAAACAGCCATTTTTTAGTGCTAAGCAACCCTACTAATTATTGTGTttgtgtgggggaggggggtggaaTTAGACATGCCCATAAAGGGTCAGGAGAAAAGTCGATTTCAAGCCCATTTCTCAGGGGTTTAAATAATATTGTATAGGGGGTCTGGGAGCATACCCCTCTGTGAatattttgccattttcaaaTATATGAAATGCTAATTATTGTTAAAACCTTTAATAGAAAACAGCATCATAAGCTCCTTTCAAACTGAAATATTATTTAAACATCTTTTCATACCACCAATCTGAAAAGTTATCAGGGGGGACATTGACATGAATCGGCATTTGTAAATGCAGTACCATATCATCACTGCAGACCTACTATCCTAAGTTGAGTAAGTTAAGATATGGAATGAGAGATGTGACTGTTAGACGGTAAGCATGCAACTGATACCATACATAGagtaaagggggggggggaatagaTTCGCGGATCCGCGGATTCGGCCCcaaaatgctcacggattatgGATttagatgattatttcagcggattgacggattttggaaatacggcggatcacggatctgttgacaatttgggcacggatttcggatattgactgctttgacagtcgaatttcggattttaaattaATTTCAATCAAcactattgtttatctgtcaaaccatgcggatctaaaaatatctgcggatccacggatttgccccgaaaatgttgcggatcggcggatttacatacccctactCAGCCCCCCCCCAGTAAATGACTGCCACCAAGGAGGAGGGTAGgcgcaaaaatgaaaaacgttCCTCAACAAGACTTCTGCCAACTGACCGAAAAGAAACATAGTTAAGCATCGTAAATCCCCTcatacattcctttataaactattgacagtagccttgggctaCGTGtgacaaaaagggattttaatATTTACAGCGTTATTACACATTTCAGAATTACTTACAACACCAAACACGACATTGGGATGATTTTCATACCTTTCACAAACTAATTACTGGAAACTCTTGCGATTTTCGACTCGGCTCCTTTTCATTTGGAGACAAATTTTGCAGCTTTTCACGCCGTTGTTCTGTAGTTTTTTTCGCCTTTTCGTTAAAATTTCCGCAGAACCCTGAAAAACCTTCCCTTTTTTGGATAGATTGATTTGTACACTCGAAAACATTTTAACAGGTGCAGGGCACTTGTACGAAATGTAGACAACCATCTTCGCGTGTCTGTTTTGACCACCACTTCAACTTTGGCATATCTAATGAGGCGGATGTGACCTCATTTGCAACCCAAGAATTGTCAGGGTGTCAGGACCTGACACACAAAGCCACGGGAATTTCGTCCCCTAAATCGTGCACCATATGGTTTTGGTCGCTTTCTTAttgttgtgttcgcttttaaatgtgaactgttacttacTTATGAacttactagctaaaaccagacaCATTCTTACATAAATCTTGgtgtgaatgaatgttagtagatcttctccagttgactttatccttaagtcacaaaatttgaggcaaaaagaaataatcaatgcatgacaagaactttttcccttgctccgtgcgaaacagcctttttgttttgaaatggcggctttttaccggcgaactgtcacattttggcggaagctaagaaaactagaccaaacctaaggcaataattttc is a window from the Nematostella vectensis chromosome 9, jaNemVect1.1, whole genome shotgun sequence genome containing:
- the LOC116609917 gene encoding uncharacterized protein LOC116609917, with the protein product MVGEKDSSTYRKKRKRVFYGKQKQELNRSDRDESSQTTRGLVEEPGPSHSRSADYTPDHSEQAPASASRKKLSDHGYNESFDGEFSSDDQSLSKFDSDHEEVSGDDAEACEYRVVDLGCLSSYLSDVHRCEEGKLEIKETTSARAGLKSSFEVKCSSCHETETLTTSSQIHQRGKSFDVNRRVVYHSLESGNGYEGLASFCRVMNMPCVSKAAYYKQLDIIVNAQEEEGRREMCSAAKRLRQKLMGDDGKEFELLDVAVSFDGTWAKRGFTSLTGVVFAISIDTGEVLDYHVLSKQCQTCTINRGKISDDGKFEDWILEHVASGACDINFVGSSPAMEAEGAVVLWSRSMERYNIRYKWMICDGDSKSHNSVQDIYDECRVEKLDCVGHVQKRMGKRLLQLKSRRKGKLDDGHTIGGRGRLTEAKIKKTPKGVWSGNSPEHCARYQSHRKRH